The following are encoded together in the Penaeus chinensis breed Huanghai No. 1 chromosome 20, ASM1920278v2, whole genome shotgun sequence genome:
- the LOC125036178 gene encoding lopap-like, whose translation MAPSGGALCCLLLLVVLLQTRPVGSYVFKTGECPTVTSVSNFVFAQFAGTWHVIQSSNTASRCYSLSFSENGGSFFLTMNKQIFSLRAAGIVHNLRFEAQIFQNRNDPASMILRIPSNLYQDVSYQIISTDYTTWAVAWSCKPTVFGHMQSVLIMSRSRELPLSELRSIRLDLETAGVSVDELSSVQQTECNPDLGGGRFTLDLASNLANTLVDWTALIPSSTIPGPFPDRLLRPGRRVLPVPRDL comes from the exons ATGGCGCCTTCAGGAGGTGCGCTGTGCTGTCTCCTCCTTCTGGTGGTCCTCCTCCAGACGCGTCCTGTGGGGTCCTACGTCTTCAAAACGGGAGAGTGTCCTACTGTGACTTCGGTATCGAACTTCGTCTTTGCCCAG TTCGCAGGTACATGGCACGTGATCCAGAGCAGCAACACAGCTTCCCGAtgctactccctctccttcagtGAAAACGGCGGCAGCTTTTTCCTCACAATGAACAAGCAGATCTTCTCCCTCAGAGCCGCTGGGATCGTGCACAATTTGCGGTTCGAAGCGCAGATTTTCCAGAACCGCAATGATCCGGCATCTATGATACTTCGAATACCCTCTA ACCTGTACCAAGACGTGTCCTACCAGATCATCTCGACAGACTACACCACGTGGGCGGTCGCGTGGAGCTGCAAACCCACAGTCTTCGGGCATATGCAGTCCGTCCTCATCATGAGTCGGAGTAGAGAGCTTCCCCTGAGCGAACTGAGGAGCATTCGCCTGGATCTGGAG ACCGCCGGCGTGAGTGTGGACGAGCTCTCCTCAGTGCAGCAGACGGAGTGCAACCCGGATCTAGGCGGAGGACGCTTCACCCTCGACCTCGCCTCGAACCTCGCCAACACCCTGGTCGACTGGACggccctcatcccctcctccaccatccctgGTCCTTTCCCCGACAGGCTGCTTCGTCCAGGAAGGAGAGTTCTACCTGTACCTCGAGACCTGTAA